In one window of Candidatus Deferrimicrobiaceae bacterium DNA:
- a CDS encoding NADH-quinone oxidoreductase subunit N produces the protein MAPIPFDNSQVMQGLASVAPESILVLTALAVLMADLFFSEDNKAALCWMSIAGVLVSIATVASIGTTLIVGFSGMVTSDGFGMFFSLVVLSACALVLLMGTGWSERAGTQKGEFYALILMSTAGMLLMAKGTDLITIFLGLETLSIPIYVLVGFQRNRWTAVEGSLKYFLLGAFGAAFMLYGMALIYASTGTTKIPALASLAAGGGMAGTPMFVGGLGLLLVGFAFKVSLAPFHMWTPDAYEGAPTLVTAFMSAAVKAAGFAALIRVGLLLFPGAPAAIGPVLWILAVLTMTVGNLTALRQDNVKRILAYSSIAHAGYILVGLVAGDVLGGQASLFYLLTYSFMNIGAFGVLMLIAQKEDEGYDIGALRGIGFKYPVLGALLTLFLISLAGIPPTGGFVGKFYLFSAAVKNGYIWLAVIGVLNSAVSVYYYLRIVVYMYFMPEEGEVVVPHTPPMSYALALCACAAAVLVLGLLPGSVLALAEQSVLSLLM, from the coding sequence ATGGCCCCGATTCCCTTCGATAATTCCCAGGTCATGCAGGGACTCGCGAGCGTCGCGCCCGAGTCCATCCTGGTGCTGACGGCCCTCGCGGTCCTCATGGCCGACCTGTTCTTCTCGGAAGACAACAAGGCGGCGCTCTGCTGGATGAGCATCGCCGGCGTCCTCGTCTCGATCGCGACCGTGGCCTCGATCGGGACGACTCTGATCGTCGGTTTCTCCGGCATGGTGACCTCCGACGGGTTCGGGATGTTCTTCTCGCTCGTGGTGCTCTCGGCCTGTGCCCTGGTGCTGCTGATGGGCACCGGCTGGTCCGAGCGGGCCGGGACGCAGAAAGGCGAGTTCTACGCGTTGATCCTGATGTCCACCGCCGGCATGCTGCTCATGGCGAAGGGGACCGACCTCATCACGATTTTCCTGGGGCTCGAAACGCTCTCCATCCCGATCTATGTCCTGGTCGGATTCCAGCGCAACCGGTGGACGGCGGTTGAAGGCTCACTCAAATACTTCCTCCTCGGCGCGTTCGGCGCCGCCTTCATGCTTTACGGCATGGCGCTGATCTACGCTTCGACCGGCACGACCAAGATTCCGGCGCTGGCCTCCCTGGCTGCCGGCGGCGGGATGGCCGGGACTCCCATGTTCGTCGGCGGGCTCGGATTGCTGCTGGTCGGGTTCGCCTTCAAGGTTTCGCTGGCGCCGTTCCACATGTGGACGCCCGACGCCTACGAAGGGGCCCCCACCCTGGTCACGGCGTTCATGTCGGCGGCCGTCAAGGCCGCGGGCTTCGCCGCGCTTATCCGTGTCGGGCTCCTGCTGTTCCCCGGCGCACCGGCAGCGATCGGCCCGGTCCTCTGGATACTTGCGGTATTGACGATGACGGTGGGCAACCTCACCGCTCTCCGCCAGGACAACGTCAAGCGCATCCTCGCCTATTCCTCCATCGCCCACGCGGGCTACATTCTCGTCGGTCTCGTGGCGGGCGACGTATTGGGCGGCCAGGCGTCGCTTTTCTACCTGCTCACCTATTCGTTCATGAACATCGGCGCGTTCGGTGTGCTGATGCTGATCGCCCAGAAGGAAGACGAAGGGTACGACATCGGGGCACTTCGGGGGATCGGGTTCAAGTACCCCGTCCTGGGTGCGCTTCTCACCCTGTTCCTGATCTCCCTGGCGGGCATTCCTCCGACCGGCGGATTCGTAGGCAAGTTCTACCTGTTCAGTGCGGCCGTCAAGAACGGCTATATCTGGCTGGCGGTTATCGGTGTTCTCAACAGCGCGGTCTCGGTCTATTACTACCTGCGCATCGTCGTCTACATGTATTTCATGCCCGAAGAAGGGGAGGTTGTCGTCCCGCACACGCCCCCGATGAGCTACGCGCTTGCGCTTTGCGCCTGTGCGGCGGCGGTGCTTGTGCTCGGCCTGCTCCCCGGGTCGGTGCTTGCACTGGCCGAGCAATCGGTGCTTTCCCTGCTGATGTAG
- a CDS encoding NADH-quinone oxidoreductase subunit M, with protein sequence MTGSPNLMANILTILIFLPLAGAFVLFFLPRENGRAIKHVTFVVTLVEFLLSLPVLFNFDGATAAMQFTQKVAWIPQFGIGYNVGVDGISLWLLMLTTFIMPIAVLSTYAAVEKHVKEFMIFMLVLEVGMVGVFLAIDLFLFYIFWELVLIPMYFLIGVWGGERRIYAAVKFFIYTFAGSVLMLVAIMALYFYNYKVTGVYTTEISALYNLNLPVKMQFWMFLAFGLAFAFKVPMFPFHTWLPDAHVEAPTSGSVILAAVLLKMGTYGFLRLAMPLFPVATFDLMPLITVLAVIGIIYGALVAMVQKDIKKLVAYSSVSHLGFVMLGLFALNLQGIEGGILQMINHGVSTGALFLGVGIIYERSHTRQISDFGGIAKIVPLFTLTFMLVTFSSIGLPGLNGFVGEFLIMLGAFKTSPIATVFATSGVILAAVYMLWMVQRVLFGKLTNAHKLHLTDMNPREIAYMAPLILFIFWIGVYPQPFLRKMDASVNAFVQQIHAKRQAAIASAPVGETLMARYFDVRK encoded by the coding sequence ATGACGGGAAGTCCGAACCTGATGGCGAATATTCTGACGATACTGATCTTCCTTCCGCTGGCGGGGGCGTTCGTCCTCTTTTTCCTGCCCCGTGAGAACGGACGCGCGATCAAGCACGTCACTTTCGTGGTGACGCTGGTCGAGTTTCTTCTCTCGCTGCCGGTGCTGTTCAACTTCGACGGGGCCACGGCGGCCATGCAGTTCACGCAGAAGGTCGCGTGGATTCCCCAGTTCGGCATCGGCTACAACGTCGGGGTCGACGGCATCTCCCTGTGGCTTCTCATGCTGACCACCTTCATCATGCCGATCGCCGTGCTATCAACCTACGCGGCCGTCGAGAAGCACGTGAAGGAGTTCATGATCTTCATGCTGGTGCTTGAAGTCGGCATGGTCGGCGTTTTCCTGGCGATCGACCTGTTCCTCTTCTACATCTTCTGGGAGCTCGTGCTCATCCCGATGTACTTCCTCATCGGCGTGTGGGGCGGCGAGCGGCGGATCTATGCCGCGGTCAAGTTCTTCATTTACACGTTTGCCGGCTCCGTGCTCATGCTGGTCGCGATCATGGCGCTCTACTTCTACAACTACAAGGTGACGGGGGTCTACACGACCGAGATCTCGGCCCTCTACAATCTGAACCTGCCGGTCAAGATGCAGTTCTGGATGTTCCTGGCGTTCGGGCTGGCTTTCGCCTTCAAGGTGCCGATGTTCCCGTTCCACACCTGGCTTCCCGACGCCCACGTCGAGGCGCCAACCTCCGGATCGGTCATCCTGGCGGCTGTTCTCCTGAAGATGGGCACCTACGGATTCCTTCGGCTCGCGATGCCGCTCTTCCCCGTCGCCACATTCGACCTGATGCCGCTGATCACGGTTCTGGCCGTCATCGGCATCATCTATGGTGCGCTGGTCGCAATGGTCCAGAAAGACATCAAGAAACTGGTCGCCTACTCGTCGGTCTCGCACCTGGGCTTCGTCATGCTGGGGTTGTTCGCGCTTAACCTGCAAGGCATCGAAGGCGGCATCCTTCAGATGATAAACCACGGCGTCTCCACCGGCGCCCTGTTCCTCGGCGTCGGCATCATCTACGAGAGGTCGCACACGCGCCAGATCTCCGACTTCGGCGGGATCGCCAAGATCGTCCCGTTGTTCACGCTGACGTTCATGCTCGTCACGTTCTCGTCCATCGGCCTTCCGGGCCTGAACGGGTTCGTCGGCGAGTTCCTCATCATGCTCGGCGCCTTCAAGACATCGCCGATCGCGACCGTTTTTGCGACCAGCGGCGTCATCCTGGCCGCAGTCTACATGCTCTGGATGGTCCAGCGTGTCCTGTTCGGGAAGCTGACCAACGCCCACAAGCTTCACCTGACCGACATGAATCCGCGCGAAATCGCTTACATGGCTCCGCTCATCCTGTTCATCTTCTGGATCGGCGTCTACCCGCAGCCTTTCCTGCGCAAAATGGACGCGTCGGTCAACGCTTTCGTACAGCAGATCCATGCGAAAAGGCAGGCGGCGATTGCCTCGGCGCCCGTGGGCGAAACCTTGATGGCCCGATATTTCGACGTGAGGAAGTGA